In Spirochaeta lutea, the genomic stretch GAATGTTCCGGTACTAAATACCATGCAACTCGGCTTTACCCTTGTCGCCGACCGGGATCCCTTCTTCTTCGACCGGTTGGATTATAAAGAGGTTGCCGCTGCCAGCGAAACAGCACCGACGTATCGCTACCCTGATTACCAAGACTATGTAGAATCGAAGGAAAATCTTCCGGATCCGGCAAGTATGTGGGGTTTCGACCTGCGGGTACCCATTCTTGGAAGCCAAGCCATCAGCCTCGCAGCCTTTACCGACCTGGTTAAACAACCCAGCGGCACCGGATTCATGATCGGCTTTGGCGGACAAGCCTTCAGTCTGCTGAATTTCGGCGCCCAGGTGCGTGTTCTGGGAGAAAACTTTCTGCCGGTATACTTTGATGGCAACTACGATCTGTACCGGGTTGATAAATACCGCATATTAACGGGAGAGGAGACGGTTCCAGGCTATGAAGGTTGGTTCGCCACCCTGGGTCTGGATGTCTTGGAAGGTATGGTAGTCTTCAATGCGAGCCTGGAAGGCCCATTCAAGCCCGATCCCGATGTACTATTCCTGAATCCCACCCTGAAAGGGCATCTCAGCGTATCGCCGGAGCTTCTGGCCGGCTTCAGCCTGAACGGCCACTATGAGAAGAAAGGAATCACCGACATTGCGGATCTGATTAGTCCGGAAAATGCAGTTATCGGCCTCTCCGTGGGGTACCAGACCGGTCCGGCCATAATTTCCTTGGTATATGACTTGAAGTATAATCCCGTTACCGCTGAAGGTGCGGACCCCTGGAAGGTCACCTCAAGCATTGAAACAACACTGACCTTTTAGGGATGTCCAGTTAAGGAGGAATATATGAAAAAACAGCGATTACTAATGTGTTTTATCGCCGTGTTGGCTGTCCTGGGAGGATACGGTTTCGCCCAGGCTGATGCCCCTGCGGCGTATCTCGAATACTATGACTTCGGAGTATCGGTCTTCGATTCCGAGGGATTCGAAATCCCCGATATCTCCTTCGGATTTGAGCTGGATCCGGGGTACCGTATTGAAACCAATGAAGGGGCTGCGGAAATAAGCCTGCAACCCAATGGTTCGATTATCAAACTCTCCCCGGGTACCAACTTCACCATCGACAGTGTTCAGGGTCGTGACGGAAGTACCTCGAACAACTTTTCCGTCGGCCGAGGCCGGATTCGTGCTGTCGCCGCGAAGGTAACCGGATCGGAATACAATTTCCGTACCCGAACCGCCGTAGGGGGTGTTCGGGGAACCGACTTCGGTATCGAGGTGGTTCCGGATCAGTCCGATTCTCTCTTTGTTGCCGAAGGAAGTGTGGAATTTACCAACTCTGAAACGGGGGAAAGCCTGTTACTTGGAGCCGGCCAATTTGCCAATGCCCTTTCAGAGGTTTTCCAGGCGGTTAACCTTACAGCCGAAGAGATGGGAGCCTTGTTTGAGGGACTTGATTTTTCCGCTCTAGATCCGGCCTCAGTACCCGGTCAGCCCCAACCCCAGGCAGACGATCAGCCTGCTGATCAGCCCGAGGAAGGCGACGACGGCTCTGAAACGGCTTCAGGAGCCGGAAGCTCGGGGCCCCTAGCCTCTCCGGAGAGTCAGCAGGACCAGACCGCCCAGGAAGAAGGAGAAGCCCAGGGTGATCCAACCATCAATACCGACAGCCCCATCTATAAGTTCCTTAGCGACTTCCTCGGGATGGAGGTAGGTTCCATTACCATGGATGGCAAGACCTACGGGAAGGCAGTGTTCCAACCGAAGATCAATTTCGGCAGCTTTAGATCCCAGTTGTATCTGCCTATTATCTATTCCGACAACCTCCTGGACCCCGAAAACTGGCATAAGCCCCAGGGTAACGATGAATGGAGTTTCGGTACCGATCAGCCCGAGGGTGAGGTGCTGGCCATTGTCGGGGATGTCCTCAAGGATTTGGTTCTAAAAATTAAATACATCGAAATCGGCGATTACCGCGACCCCTTCTTCTTGAAGCTCGGAAATGTTGAAAGCATGACACTCGGACACGGTATGTTGATTAATAACTATGCCAACGATGCAGATTTCCCTGCGGTGCGAAGGATGGGTCTGAACATCGGGTTGACGGGGAAAAAGGTAGGCCTTGAGCTGTTAACCAACGATCTGAGTAATCCGGAAATCTTTGGAACCCGGTTTGTATTCCGCCCCGCTGCCCCGTCCTTCGGCTTGGGCGTAGCCCTCAGTCTCGCAGCGGATATCAATCCCGGCGGTGAGCTGGAACGGGCGGCTGAATCGGCTGGTACGGATAATCTGACAGAATTGCAAAAAGCAGCAGCCGAAGCGGATCTGATGTTCTTTAATGCAGCCTTTGATATTGATGTCCCGATAGTGGAAACCGACTTCCTGAGTCTGGTACTCTTTGGAGATTTAGGTACCTTCATCCCCTACGTTGGATCATCCGTTACCCTGGACGGCACCACCATTGAGTCCGGGCTGAGGACCGAAGCCTTCATAGAACGTGACGATGGATTAAAGATCCGTAACTACGGGATCCAGACCGGATTGTTCGGGAATCTTTGGATCCTCGATTACCGGTTGGAGTTCCAGTACTATCAGGGTGCATTTACTCCGTCCTTCTACAACAATCCCTACGACCGGATACGATCCCAGCGTGCCACCGATACCCTTACCTTCCTGTTGGATCCAGCTGGATTTGACGGAATAACCAAGGCTGGTGTTTACGGATCCGCCGGAGCGCAGATAATTCCTGGATTAAGTCTCGGTGCCGGGTATAAATGGCCGTGGGTCATTGGAGCAGAGGGAGAAGCTGATATCACCGCCGACGATTACTTCCACATCGGCCTGCATGTTGCCGAGGGTCTCTTGCCCTACAACATCAGCGGAGGCATCCAGTTTGAACGGGCCCGATTCCGGGATGTATTCACCGACACGGAGAATTTCTCCCTCTTTGATGAGAATGCAACCTTTAAGGGCTCCATTAGTGTTGAGGTAGCACCCCTTATGGATATCGTGCTGTCAGTCGGTACTGCAGTATTGCGGGATGACACCGGTGCGGTGCGGTACAATGAGGGTGGAAAGCCGGTTTTCGGACCAACCATCAGTCTTGAAACGAAGATCGGATTTTAGTAGCTTGATTCTCAATGAATGAGAACCAGAAACACCATGCCCATCCTTCCCCAAGGCGTGTACAGGTCTTGCGGGAGGATGTGGCTCGTAAAATCGCGGCCGGTGAAGTAATTGACCGGCCGTATTCTGTTTTACGTGAATTACTCGATAATGCCATTGACTCCGGTGCGGATCAGATTCAGGTAGAGATTGCTGATGGTGGCACGCGATTAATCCGGGTAAGCGATAATGGATCCGGAATGAACAGTGAGGATCTATCCCTATGCTTCCAATCCCACGCTACCAGTAAAATTGAACATGAAGATGATTTGCTGCGAATCCAGACCCTAGGATTTAGGGGAGAGGCGTTATCCAGTATTGCAGCGGTGAGTAAACTGGAGATTACCTCCCGAGCAGAGGATGCTCCTGAGGGAGGGGTTGTAATCGTTCATGGGGGAAAAAAGGTCAGCCAAACCACCAAGGCTTGGGGAAAGGGCACCAGTATTGGGGTGAGCGATCTTTTTTTTAACCTCCCCGCCCGGAAGAAGTTTCTAAAACGCTCCGCAACAGAGGCGATGCTCTGTAAAAATACCCTCATAGAAAAGGCCCTAGCCTTCCCCCATATTCAGTTTGAATACAGAACAGAGGGAACACTCCGGTTCGTCCTGCCAGGGGTTCCTCCTCAGATAGAATCAAACCACTTACAGCGAATTCTCATGGCGTATCCGGACCTAGGAGATGAAAAACTCTTTTTCTCGGTCCAGGGTTCCGGGGATGGATTTTCTTTTACAGCCGTTATCGGTGAGCCGGGTATCAGCCGTGGGGACCGGAAGATGGTACAGGTGTATGCAAACCATCGCCGTATTCAGGAGTTCTCTCTCATTCAAGCCATGGAGTATGGGTTCCAGGGGTTCTTGCCTGGCGGCCGGTACCCCGTTGCCTTTCTGTTCCTGGATGCCGATCCTGCCTTTGTAGATTTCAATATCCATCCTGC encodes the following:
- a CDS encoding FecR family protein, encoding MKKQRLLMCFIAVLAVLGGYGFAQADAPAAYLEYYDFGVSVFDSEGFEIPDISFGFELDPGYRIETNEGAAEISLQPNGSIIKLSPGTNFTIDSVQGRDGSTSNNFSVGRGRIRAVAAKVTGSEYNFRTRTAVGGVRGTDFGIEVVPDQSDSLFVAEGSVEFTNSETGESLLLGAGQFANALSEVFQAVNLTAEEMGALFEGLDFSALDPASVPGQPQPQADDQPADQPEEGDDGSETASGAGSSGPLASPESQQDQTAQEEGEAQGDPTINTDSPIYKFLSDFLGMEVGSITMDGKTYGKAVFQPKINFGSFRSQLYLPIIYSDNLLDPENWHKPQGNDEWSFGTDQPEGEVLAIVGDVLKDLVLKIKYIEIGDYRDPFFLKLGNVESMTLGHGMLINNYANDADFPAVRRMGLNIGLTGKKVGLELLTNDLSNPEIFGTRFVFRPAAPSFGLGVALSLAADINPGGELERAAESAGTDNLTELQKAAAEADLMFFNAAFDIDVPIVETDFLSLVLFGDLGTFIPYVGSSVTLDGTTIESGLRTEAFIERDDGLKIRNYGIQTGLFGNLWILDYRLEFQYYQGAFTPSFYNNPYDRIRSQRATDTLTFLLDPAGFDGITKAGVYGSAGAQIIPGLSLGAGYKWPWVIGAEGEADITADDYFHIGLHVAEGLLPYNISGGIQFERARFRDVFTDTENFSLFDENATFKGSISVEVAPLMDIVLSVGTAVLRDDTGAVRYNEGGKPVFGPTISLETKIGF
- the mutL gene encoding DNA mismatch repair endonuclease MutL, which produces MNENQKHHAHPSPRRVQVLREDVARKIAAGEVIDRPYSVLRELLDNAIDSGADQIQVEIADGGTRLIRVSDNGSGMNSEDLSLCFQSHATSKIEHEDDLLRIQTLGFRGEALSSIAAVSKLEITSRAEDAPEGGVVIVHGGKKVSQTTKAWGKGTSIGVSDLFFNLPARKKFLKRSATEAMLCKNTLIEKALAFPHIQFEYRTEGTLRFVLPGVPPQIESNHLQRILMAYPDLGDEKLFFSVQGSGDGFSFTAVIGEPGISRGDRKMVQVYANHRRIQEFSLIQAMEYGFQGFLPGGRYPVAFLFLDADPAFVDFNIHPAKREAKFTILPEIHRRVSRSVQEILSNHAKQTLSYQQRSASPRQDIGVTSFLHHNSTGQLQGHPHGATPADSPPNSDFPARGVQERIPNWNRPMPRSTSELYEPHAEPMSSNPAPRHESEPYRYLGQVFTLFLLVELENSLYMIDMHAAHEKILFEQFSQNPRPQRLLLPLELTELDEPINPELLQELHALGIEIETNESGTYQIISLPGGLIGKELYLAEFLGGFRGTKDDLQRSLYATMACRSAVKDGDYINDRIAHAIIQGALQLENPRCPHGRPIWFEISKDELFQLVGRT